A window from Musa acuminata AAA Group cultivar baxijiao chromosome BXJ3-10, Cavendish_Baxijiao_AAA, whole genome shotgun sequence encodes these proteins:
- the LOC135651812 gene encoding receptor-like serine/threonine-protein kinase At1g78530 isoform X2 produces the protein MVVFRSPAAQSLSSKAFMKKTMKLSNKDIIGSGGFGTVYRLTVDEKTAFAVKRLNKGNKDTDRGFERELQAMGDIKHRNIVSLHGFYIAAQFNLLIYELMPNGSLDTLLHGKSSKQKPLDWPARYRIAVGAARGISYLHHDCIPHIIHRDIKSSNILLDRNMEARVSDFGLATLMHTDQTHVSTIVAGTFGYLAPEYFDTGRATTKGDVYSFGVVLLELLTGKRPTDESFIEEGTKLVTWVKDVVKDERREQAVDSTLSCFPTEEVKEAFRIAEKCLESDPSKRPAMAEVLKMLEQISSLID, from the exons ATGGTGGTGTTCAGGTCTCCAGCAGCACAATCTCTGAGTTCcaaggcttttatgaagaagacgATGAAGTTATCAAACAAGGACATAATAGGATCCGGAGGCTTCGGCACCGTCTACAGGTTGACCGTAGACGAAAAGACTGCGTTCGCTGTAAAGAGATTGAACAAGGGAAACAAAGACACAGACCGTGGATTTGAAAGAGAGCTGCAGGCCATGGGTGACATAAAGCACAGGAACATTGTCAGTCTCCATGGGTTCTACATTGCAGCACAGTTTAATCTACTCATATACGAGCTGATGCCAAATGGAAGCTTGGACACTCTGCTTCATG GCAAATCGAGCAAACAGAAGCCTCTTGACTGGCCTGCAAGGTACAGAATTGCAGTGGGTGCAGCAAGAGGCATATCATATCTGCATCATGACTGCATACCTCACATAATCCACAGAGACATCAAATCAAGCAACATACTGCTGGACCGGAACATGGAGGCAAGGGTTTCTGACTTCGGATTAGCAACACTGATGCACACAGATCAGACCCATGTTTCAACGATTGTAGCTGGAACATTTGGTTACCTTGCCCCTG AATATTTCGACACAGGGAGAGCAACAACAAAGGGAGATGTTTACAGCTTCGGTGTGGTCTTGCTTGAGCTTCTAACCGGTAAAAGGCCCACAGATGAATCATTCATCGAAGAAGGCACGAAGCTGGTAACCTGG GTAAAAGACGTCGTCAAAGATGAAAGACGAGAGCAAGCAGTCGACAGCACCCTCAGCTGTTTTCCTACCGAAGAGGTGAAGGAAGCCTTCCGCATTGCAGAGAAATGCCTGGAATCGGATCCCTCAAAGAGGCCGGCTATGGCGGAAGTTCTTAAAATGCTCGAGCAAATAAGTTCCCTCATCGATTAG
- the LOC135651812 gene encoding receptor-like serine/threonine-protein kinase At1g78530 isoform X1, whose product MAGSPVIALYITICCLAFVMSKIIISFLLYKRWARKRRIIEDSLSGGRMVVFRSPAAQSLSSKAFMKKTMKLSNKDIIGSGGFGTVYRLTVDEKTAFAVKRLNKGNKDTDRGFERELQAMGDIKHRNIVSLHGFYIAAQFNLLIYELMPNGSLDTLLHGKSSKQKPLDWPARYRIAVGAARGISYLHHDCIPHIIHRDIKSSNILLDRNMEARVSDFGLATLMHTDQTHVSTIVAGTFGYLAPEYFDTGRATTKGDVYSFGVVLLELLTGKRPTDESFIEEGTKLVTWVKDVVKDERREQAVDSTLSCFPTEEVKEAFRIAEKCLESDPSKRPAMAEVLKMLEQISSLID is encoded by the exons ATGGCTGGATCTCCTGTCATTGCACTCTATATTACGATCTGCTGTCTTGCGTTTGTGATGTCAAAGATCATTATATCTTTTCTGCTCTACAAAAGATGGGCACGAAAACGCAGAATCATCGAAGATTCCTTATCAG GCGGAAGAATGGTGGTGTTCAGGTCTCCAGCAGCACAATCTCTGAGTTCcaaggcttttatgaagaagacgATGAAGTTATCAAACAAGGACATAATAGGATCCGGAGGCTTCGGCACCGTCTACAGGTTGACCGTAGACGAAAAGACTGCGTTCGCTGTAAAGAGATTGAACAAGGGAAACAAAGACACAGACCGTGGATTTGAAAGAGAGCTGCAGGCCATGGGTGACATAAAGCACAGGAACATTGTCAGTCTCCATGGGTTCTACATTGCAGCACAGTTTAATCTACTCATATACGAGCTGATGCCAAATGGAAGCTTGGACACTCTGCTTCATG GCAAATCGAGCAAACAGAAGCCTCTTGACTGGCCTGCAAGGTACAGAATTGCAGTGGGTGCAGCAAGAGGCATATCATATCTGCATCATGACTGCATACCTCACATAATCCACAGAGACATCAAATCAAGCAACATACTGCTGGACCGGAACATGGAGGCAAGGGTTTCTGACTTCGGATTAGCAACACTGATGCACACAGATCAGACCCATGTTTCAACGATTGTAGCTGGAACATTTGGTTACCTTGCCCCTG AATATTTCGACACAGGGAGAGCAACAACAAAGGGAGATGTTTACAGCTTCGGTGTGGTCTTGCTTGAGCTTCTAACCGGTAAAAGGCCCACAGATGAATCATTCATCGAAGAAGGCACGAAGCTGGTAACCTGG GTAAAAGACGTCGTCAAAGATGAAAGACGAGAGCAAGCAGTCGACAGCACCCTCAGCTGTTTTCCTACCGAAGAGGTGAAGGAAGCCTTCCGCATTGCAGAGAAATGCCTGGAATCGGATCCCTCAAAGAGGCCGGCTATGGCGGAAGTTCTTAAAATGCTCGAGCAAATAAGTTCCCTCATCGATTAG
- the LOC104001039 gene encoding probable WRKY transcription factor 31, producing MDKSGGTGVLTLDTSAPLFLTSSLSYGGGALKRKQPMDSSGHPMVSTGIEFPICLNPRRDVRTMLLAKDEVSNDDRVAVGEVDFFSGEKKNSRSLVETELDLKVPSLSSIKKEDLTIQTGLHLQTPNTASDRSTVDDGSSKNEDDKEGMNELAAMQAEVARMKEENQKLRAVLGQVTTSYNSLHMHLTTLMQQRNQRETATPQAHEAMVEEKTDAKDRDHGGVLVPRQFMDLGPAADDEETSDSSTASPDRSASPPGNAEVGSAEQSWNPHKAQKLNPTKPADHAQEATMRKARVSVRARSEAPMITDGCQWRKYGQKMAKGNPCPRAYYRCTMAAGCPVRKQVQRCADDRSILITTYEGTHNHPLPPAAMAMASTTSAAASMLLSGSMSSTDGLMNSNFLARTILPCSSNMATISASAPFPTVTLDLTQNPTNPLQYQRPPAGPFHVPYPGAAPAFSAPSQPPSLPQVFGQTPHNQSTFSGLQMSLEMAAAQFPHPKAQPVMPPSMAETVNAATAAITADPNFTAALTAAIKSIIGGNHQTVNGSNLIINNNNIIPDKSCS from the exons ATGGATAAAAGTGGTGGTACGGGAGTGCTCACCTTGGACACATCGGCTCCTCTTTTCCTCACTTCTTCTCTGAGCTACGGCGGTGGTGCACTCAAGCGAAAGCAGCCCATGGACTCCAGCGGCCACCCTATGGTCAGCACCGGCATCGAGTTCCCGATCTGCCTCAACCCCCGCAGAGATGTCCGGACGATGTTGCTGGCGAAAGATGAGGTGAGCAACGACGACCGCGTTGCTGTGGGTGAGGTGGATTTCTTCTCGGGTGAGAAGAAGAATTCGAGAAGCCTGGTGGAGACAGAGCTGGATCTCAAGGTGCCGAGTCTTAGTAGTATCAAGAAGGAAGATCTCACCATTCAG ACTGGATTGCACCTTCAAACTCCCAACACGGCCAGTGATCGGTCGACAGTGGACGACGGGTCGTCGAAGAATGAGGATGATAAAGAAGGCATGAATGAG CTGGCCGCCATGCAAGCGGAGGTGGCACGCATGAAGGAAGAGAACCAGAAGCTGAGGGCAGTTCTCGGCCAAGTGACCACCAGCTACAACTCCCTGCACATGCATCTCACCACACTGATGCAACAGCGGAACCAACGAGAGACCGCAACCCCGCAAGCACATGAG GCTATGGTGGAGGAAAAGACTGATGCCAAAGATCGCGACCATGGAGGAGTGCTTGTCCCGAGGCAGTTCATGGATCTCGGCCCAGCAGCCGACGACGAAGAAACGTCGGACTCGTCGACGGCAAGCCCCGATCGATCCGCCTCGCCACCGGGAAACGCTGAAGTAGGATCGGCAGAACAGAGCTGGAACCCCCATAAGGCTCAAAAATTGAACCCCACAAAGCCTGCTGACCATGCCCAAGAAGCCACCATGAGGAAAGCTCGTGTCTCTGTTCGAGCTCGTTCGGAAGCGCCCATG ATTACCGATGGATGTCAATGGAGGAAGTATGGGCAGAAGATGGCGAAGGGAAACCCGTGCCCGAGAGCTTATTACAGGTGCACCATGGCAGCCGGTTGTCCCGTCCGCAAGCAA GTTCAACGGTGTGCCGATGATCGTTCGATACTGATAACAACATACGAGGGCACTCACAATCATCCGCTCCCACCGGCCGCGATGGCCATGGCGTCGACCACCTCTGCCGCAGCGTCGATGCTCCTCTCCGGGTCGATGTCGAGCACTGACGGActgatgaactcgaacttcttGGCAAGAACCATCTTGCCGTGCTCGTCGAACATGGCGACCATCTCCGCGTCTGCTCCGTTCCCGACCGTCACGTTGGATCTCACCCAAAACCCGACGAACCCTTTGCAGTACCAAAGGCCACCTGCCGGCCCGTTCCACGTCCCCTACCCTGGCGCCGCTCCGGCCTTCAGTGCGCCTTCTCAGCCCCCGTCCCTACCGCAGGTCTTCGGCCAGACGCCACACAACCAGTCGACGTTCTCAGGGCTTCAAATGTCGCTGGAGATGGCAGCCGCCCAGTTCCCACACCCAAAGGCGCAGCCAGTCATGCCACCCTCGATGGCGGAAACGGTGAACGCAGCGACCGCTGCCATAACTGCCGACCCGAACTTCACGGCCGCGCTGACTGCCGCCATCAAGTCCATCATCGGCGGCAATCATCAGACCGTCAACGGCAGCAATCttatcatcaacaacaacaacattatTCCCGATAAATCTTGCAGCTAG